A single Vulpes lagopus strain Blue_001 chromosome 3, ASM1834538v1, whole genome shotgun sequence DNA region contains:
- the TRIM72 gene encoding tripartite motif-containing protein 72, protein MSAAPGLLHQELSCPLCLQLFDAPVTAECGHSFCRACLSRVAGEPAADGTVPCPCCQALTRPQALSTNQQLARLVEGLAQVPQGHCEEHLDPLSIYCEQDRALVCGVCASLGSHRGHRLLPAAEAHARLKTQLPQQKLQLQEACMRKEKSVALLEHQLMEVEETVRQFRGAVGEQLGKMRVFLAALEGSLDREAERVRGEAGVALRRELGSLNSYLEQLRQMEKVLEEVADKPQTEFLMKYCLVTSRLQKILAESPPPARLDIQLPVISDDFKFQVWRKMFRALMPVTKELTFDPSSAHPSLVLSPSGRRVECSDQKAPPAGEDPCQFDKAVAVVAQQVLSDGEHYWEVQVGEKPRWALGVIAAQASRRGRLHAVPSQGLWLLGLRDGKILEAHVEAKEPRALRTPERRPTRIGIYLSFGDGVLSFYDASDPDALELLFAFHERLPGPVYPFFDVCWHDKGKNAQPLLLVGPDGEEA, encoded by the exons ATGTCGGCCGCGCCGGGCCTCCTGCACCAGGAGCTGTCCTGCCCGCTCTGCCTGCAGCTGTTTGACGCGCCGGTGACCGCCGAGTGCGGCCACAGTTTCTGCCGCGCCTGCCTGAGCCGCGTGGCTGGGGAGCCGGCGGCGGACGGCACCGTGCCCTGCCCGTGCTGCCAGGCACTCACGCGGCCACAGGCGCTCAGCACCAACCAGCAGCTGGCGCGCCTGGTGGAGGGGCTGGCGCAGGTGCCGCAGGGCCACTGCGAGGAGCACCTAGACCCGCTCAGCATCTACTGCGAGCAGGATCGAGCGCTCGTGTGCGGCGTGTGCGCCTCGCTGGGCTCGCACCGCGGCCACCGCCTGCTGCCCGCCGCCGAAGCCCATGCGCGCCTCAAG ACACAGCTGCCACAGCAGAAACTGCAGCTGCAGGAGGCATGTATGCGCAAGGAGAAGAGTGTGGCTCTGCTGGAGCATCAGCTCATGGAAGTGGAG GAGACGGTGCGTCAGTTCCGGGGGGCTGTGGGGGAGCAGCTGGGCAAGATGCGGGTGTTCCTGGCTGCACTGGAGGGCTCCTTGGACCGTGAGGCAGAACGTGTGCGGGGAGAGGCAGGGGTTGCCCTGCGGCGGGAGCTGGGGAGCCTGAACTCTTACCTGGAGCAGTTGCGGCAGATGGAGAAGGTGCTGGAGGAGGTGGCcgacaagccacagactgagtTCCTCATG aaaTACTGCCTGGTGACCAGCAG gctacAGAAGATCTTGGCAGAATCACCACCGCCTGCCCGTTTGGACATCCAGCTGCCTGTCATCTCAGATGACTTCAAATTCCAGGTGTGGAGGAAGATGTTCCGGGCTCTGATGCCAG TTACGAAGGAGCTGACCTTTGACCCGAGCTCTGCGCACCCGAGCCTGGTGCTGTCTCCCTCGGGCCGCCGCGTGGAGTGCTCGGACCAGAAGGCGCCGCCGGCCGGGGAGGATCCGTGCCAGTTCGACAAGGCCGTGGCGGTGGTGGCGCAGCAGGTGCTGTCCGACGGCGAGCACTACTGGGAGGTGCAGGTGGGCGAGAAGCCGCGCTGGGCCCTCGGCGTGATCGCGGCCCAGGCCAGCCGCCGCGGCCGGCTGCACGCCGTCCCCTCGCAGGGCCTCTGGCTGCTCGGGCTGCGGGACGGCAAGATCCTGGAGGCGCACGTCGAAGCCAAGGAGCCGCGCGCGCTGCGCACCCCGGAGAGGCGGCCCACGCGCATCGGGATCTACCTAAGCTTCGGCGATGGAGTCCTCTCCTTTTATGATGCCAGTGACCCCGACGCCCTCGAGCTGCTCTTTGCCTTCCACGAGCGCCTGCCCGGGCCCGTGTACCCCTTCTTCGACGTATGCTGGCACGACAAGGGCAAAAATGCTCAGCCGCTGCTGCTCGTGGGGCCTGATGGCGAGGAGGCTTGA